The following are encoded together in the Bombus pascuorum chromosome 10, iyBomPasc1.1, whole genome shotgun sequence genome:
- the LOC132911491 gene encoding 116 kDa U5 small nuclear ribonucleoprotein component, which translates to MDADLYDEFGNYIGPDLASDSEDENEYGNAGDDAEDRERSDEEMEEDRDEVREQSEQGNSMAVVLHEDKRYYPSALEVYGPEVETLVQEEDAQPLDKPLIAPTRKPKFQIKQQQLPETTYSIEFLADMMDAPHLIRNVVLLGHLHHGKTTLVDCLVRQTHPYLHSVTDEKPLRYTDTLFTEQQRGVSTKATPVTLLLQDVKSKSYLLNIFDTPGHVNFSDEATAAIRLSDGAVLIVDAAEGVMLNTERLLKHALQEKLALTVCINKIDRLILELKLPPLDAYYKLRHIIEEINGLIALYSDSENPSFVSPAIGNVCFASSEYNVCFTLKSFAALYAKIHPSLNANEFSKRLWGDIYFNSKTRKFTKKPPHNTAQRSFIEFILEPLYKIFAQVVGDVDTTLPDVLDELGIRLTSEEMKMNIRPLLRLVCTRFLGDMCGLVDMCVAHVPSPQSHAPVKVQHVYTGSMDSSLAQDMINCDPDGRLMIHSTKMYPTEDCTLFVVLGRVMSGTLEAGQRVRVLGEAYSRTDEEDSRVLTVGRLWISEARYSIELNRVPAGNWVLIEGIDRPIVKTSTITDLSNSDDLHIFRPLKFNTQSVIKIAVEPVNPSELPKMLDGLRKVNKSYPLLGTRVEESGEHVVLGTGELYLDCAMHDLRRMYSEIDIKVADPVVAFAETVVETSSLKCFAETPNKRNKLTMIAEPLERGLAEDIEAEHVKITWNKKRLGEFFQTKYDWDLLAARSIWAFGPDATGPNILVDDTLPSEVDKTLLNSARDAIIQGFQWGTREGPLCEEPIRNVKFKILDAVIAQEPLHRGGGQIIPTARRVAYSAFLMATPRLMEPYLFVEVQAPADCVSAVYTVLAKRRGHVTQDAPVPGSPLYTIKAFIPAIDSFGFETDLRTHTQGQAFCLSVFHHWQIVPGDPLDKSITIRPLEPQPATHLAREFMLKTRRRKGLSEDVSINKFFDDPMLLELARQDVLLNYPL; encoded by the exons ATGGATGCAGATCTATACGATGAATTTGGCAATTATATTGGTCCCGATTTGGCTTCTGATAGCGAAGATGAAAATGAATATGGAAATGCTGGAGACGACGCAGAAGACAGAGAACGCTCCGACGAGGAAATGGAAGAAGACAGAGATGAAGTTAGAGAACAATCGGAACAAGGAAATTCCATGGCAGTTGTATTGCAcgaagataaaagatattatccAAGTGCTTTAGAAGTTTATGGGCCAGAG GTAGAGACATTGGTACAAGAAGAAGATGCGCAGCCATTGGATAAACCGCTGATAGCACCAACACGAAAACcaaagtttcaaataaaacaacaGCAACTACCAGAGACAACATATAGCATAGAATTTTTAGCAGATATGATGGATGCACCTCACCTTATACGTAATGTTGTTCTACTTGGTCACTTACATCACGGCAAAACTACTTTGGTCGATTGTCTAGTGAGACAGACCCATCCCTATCTTCACAGCGTAACAGACGAAAAACCTTTAAG GTATACCGACACGTTATTCACCGAGCAACAGCGAGGAGTATCGACGAAAGCAACACCCGTGACGTTGTTACTGCAAGACGTAAAATCAAAGTCCTaccttttaaatatattcgatactCCGGGTCACGTAAATTTTTCTGACGAGGCGACAGCGGCGATACGTTTATCCGATGGAGCGGTGCTGATCGTCGATGCCGCCGAAGGCGTCATGTTGAATACAGAACGTTTACTAAAACACGCGCTTCAGGAAAAACTTGCGTTAACAGTTTGTATAAATAAGATAGACCGACTGATCCTCGAACTAAAATTGCCCCCCTTAGACGCGTACTATAAATTAAGACACatcatcgaagaaattaatgGACTGATAGCGCTATATTCGGATTCTGAAAATCCATCTTTCGTGTCACCTGCAATCGGAAACGTGTGCTTTGCGAGCTCAGAGTACAATGTCTGTTTCACCCTGAAATCCTTTGCGGCGCTTTACGCTAAGATCCATCCCTCGCTTAACGCCAATGAATTTTCGAAACGACTATGGGGAGATATATACTTTAACTCGAAAACACGGAAATTTACGAAAAAACCGCCACACAATACCGCACAGCGCAGCTTTATCGAATTCATTCTCGAGCCATTGTACAAGATCTTCGCGCAAGTTGTCGGCGATGTTGACACAACTTTACCCGATG TACTGGACGAGTTAGGCATAAGACTAACAtcagaagaaatgaaaatgaatattagACCTCTGTTGAGATTGGTATGCACGCGTTTCTTGGGAGACATGTGCGGATTAGTCGATATGTGTGTAGCCCACGTCCCTAGTCCTCAGTCACACGCACCAGTCAAAGTTCAACACGTGTACACAGGCTCTATGGATTCGTCTCTCGCGCAGGATATGATCAATTGCGATCCTGAC GGCAGGCTAATGATTCACAGCACAAAAATGTATCCTACCGAGGACTGCACTCTATTCGTGGTCCTCGGAAGGGTGATGTCAGGTACACTCGAGGCAGGACAACGTGTCCGCGTATTAGGTGAAGCGTACTCGCGTACCGACGAAGAAGATTCTCGCGTTTTAACCGTGGGAAGGTTGTGGATCAGCGAGGCACGCTACTCGATCGAGCTGAACAGAGTTCCCGCGGGCAACTGGGTACTTATCGAAGGTATAGACAGGCCGATCGTAAAAACGAGCACCATTACCGATCTCAGTAATTCGGACGACTTACATATCTTCCGACCATTGAAGTTCAATACTCAGAGCGTGATCAAAATCGCGGTCGAACCTGTCAATCCATCAGAGTTACCAAAAATGTTAGACGGTCTGAGAAAAGTGAATAAAAGTTATCCATTGCTGGGCACGCGAGTCGAGGAGAGCGGCGAACACGTGGTCCTAGGTACCGGTGAATTGTACTTGGACTGCGCGATGCACGACCTGCGTCGTATGTATTCGGAAATCGATATAAAAGTAGCAGACCCGGTCGTTGCTTTCGCGGAGACGGTAGTAGAAACGAGTTCTCTCAAGTGTTTCGCCGAGACACCCAATAAACGGAACAAGTTGACGATGATCGCCGAACCACTCGAGAGAGGCCTGGCCGAAGACATCGAGGCGGAACACGTTAAAATCACGTGGAACAA AAAACGTCTAGGAGAATTTTTCCAGACGAAGTACGACTGGGATTTATTGGCGGCGCGAAGCATATGGGCGTTTGGTCCAGACGCCACGGGTCCTAATATTCTGGTCGACGATACTTTGCCATCAGAAGTAGACAAGACGCTATTGAACAGCGCCCGTGACGCCATCATTCAGGGTTTCCAGTGGGGTACGCGAGAAGGTCCTCTCTGCGAAGAACCGATTCGAAACGTGAAGTTCAAAATCCTGGACGCCGTGATTGCTCAAGAACCTCTTCATCGAGGAG GTGGTCAGATAATTCCGACGGCCAGAAGGGTAGCCTATTCTGCCTTCCTTATGGCAACGCCCAGATTGATGGAACCCTACTTGTTCGTCGAAGTTCAAGCGCCTGCGGATTGCGTGTCAGCAGTTTATACCGTGCTGGCTAAAAGAAGGGGTCACGTGACTCAAGACGCTCCCGTTCCCGGAAGTCCCTTGTATACCATCAAAGCATTCATTCCGGCAATCGATAGTTTCGGATTCGAGACTGACTTGCGAACACATACGCAAGGCCAGGCGTTCTGCCTGTCCGTGTTCCATCATTGGCAGATCGTGCCTGGCGATCCGTTAGATAAAAGCATTACCATTCGACCACTGGAGCCACAGCCAGCTACGCACTTAGCTAGAGAGTTTATGTTGAAGACAAGGAGGCGAAAGGGACTTTCGGAAGACGTATCTATAAACAAATTCTTCGACGATCCTATGTTATTGGAATTAGCCCGACAGGACGTTCTATTGAATTAcccgttataa
- the LOC132911494 gene encoding polycomb group protein Psc-like, which produces MEAKEREKPLVKDLNEHIVCPLCRGYLVDATTLVECLHSFCRGCIVRRLSSGARACPVCNVATSPPLLPDVKLQRLVYLVVPGLFRSELERRRHFRLVNPQCPPLALPLGALDLTLDDFVSLSLCELDEPEEEAVAREPENRVGSRHRTNNTDQTKHEDPIKVRSTRYLKCPAGVTVRHLVRLLMLKRGWEEANSYGSTVNKIEILCEKSDENRRSSTKTMVLDQSWTLLDLACIFDWKREAPMQLFYRITRREVVIPESSDSSFNNETTEDTATMENIQRPPTPPPSPKPPQECDVEARRILESSNVPPRSLKTNLERDKEPKAKKPRCKVTPVMRTPNLVPIQNNHAPESSKTKDLTKLEHHKHRKRRNKRVIAEITTTPREDLLKLKVRLTPCPPRITSSSATGQAKEKLLQMRAVRREKIKATTINQQRSTGALVAPGEGAVTKENLRETEETIEEIIDSIPDEVVRIAQNITSPSTEDTSTSADKVDQRSIPQSCRPSSKKEETVPEIVKRVEQVEPERPKKDEEILRRLGLVAVNETSDNFQDKAKQRVQNNGEKMDNLNREKLEKQLRESKANRVRSLLAEKQMRDTLKTMSKTKEEQHSAPIQVSAPPKKKGPPPLAPLRVAKPSGFATSSAILEPNNSKYEIPLDLSSGGAVHNNVLDLSANLSVGNYSSSPSSSSSSSPSSSLSSSSSSSSSSSSSSSSSSCSLTLLKPRPSRPSIPTGNLLRGKAKDGEQRRGQDSNLMTLSDAAVSLLSSCITDENSIEPLVLNSANLASKVALRIPQPHHRISGFGMKIKPNLSIRHIPNPQAVVASQYRNQRVSYFNSASQQPP; this is translated from the exons ATGGAGGCAAAGGAGAGGGAGAAGCCGCTGGTTAAAGACTTGAACGAACATATCGTGTGTCCTCTCTGCAGAGGCTACCTCGTAGACGCAACGACTCTCGTGGAATGTCTGCATTCTT TTTGCAGAGGTTGCATAGTCAGACGGTTGAGCAGTGGTGCCAGAGCGTGTCCCGTATGCAATGTCGCAACGTCTCCGCCGCTCTTGCCGGACGTAAAGCTACAACGACTGGTGTATCTCGTGGTACCCGGCCTCTTCCGGTCGGAGCTCGAACGAAGGCGTCATTTCCGGCTGGTCAATCCGCAATGCCCACCTTTAGCCCTTCCATTGGGTGCCCTAGACTTAACCTTGGACGATTTCGTCAGCCTGAGCTTGTGCGAGCTCGACGAACCGGAAGAGGAGGCGGTCGCTCGCGAGCCGGAGAACCGTGTCGGGTCACGACACCGAACGAACAATACCGATCAAACGAAACACGAGGACCCGATCAAGGTTCGAAGCACGCGGTATCTCAAATGTCCGGCAGGAGTGACGGTTCGTCACCTGGTGCGATTGTTGATGCTGAAGAGAGGATGGGAGGAAGCGAATTCTTACGGGTCGACCGTCAACAAAATCGAGATTCTCTGCGAGAAGAGCGACGAGAATCGGCGTAGTAGCACGAAAACGATGGTACTGGACCAATCGTGGACTCTACTGGACCTCGCCTGCATATTCGACTGGAAAAGA GAAGCACCCATGCAGCTGTTTTATCGCATTACGCGCAGGGAGGTTGTTATTCCTGAATCGAGCGACAGTTCCTTCAACAACGAAACGACCGAGGATACCGCGACCATGGAAAATATTCAGAGGCCGCCGACACCACCGCCGAGCCCCAAGCCACCGCAGGAGTGCGATGTCGAGGCTCGTAGGATTTTAGAAAGCAGCAACGTACCCCCTCGATCCTTGAAGACCAATTTGGAACGCGACAAGGAACCGAAGGCGAAGAAACCAAGGTGCAAAGTGACTCCGGTTATGAGGACTCCTAATCTCGTACCGATACAAAACAATCACGCACCGGAGAGTTCCAAGACCAAAGACTTGACGAAGCTGGAACACCACAAGCACAGGAAACGACGAAACAAACGAGTGATCGCTGAGATCACCACCACGCCGCGGGAGGATCTATTGAAACTGAAGGTTCGGTTGACCCCGTGTCCACCGAGAATCACGTCGAGCAGCGCGACCGGCCAGgcaaaagagaaattgttgCAGATGAGAGCCGTTAGACGAGAAAAGATCAAAGCCACGACGATAAATCAGCAACGATCGACAGGCGCGTTGGTGGCTCCAGGGGAAGGTGCCGTTACGAAAGAGAACCTCAGAGAGACAGAGGAGacgatcgaagaaattatAGACAGCATACCCGACGAGGTCGTTCGAATCGCACAAAATATAACTTCTCCTTCGACGGAGGATACTTCCACCTCGGCCGATAAGGTGGATCAAAGAAGCATACCGCAGAGTTGTAGACCATCgtcgaagaaggaagaaaccgTGCCGGAAATCGTGAAAAGAGTGGAACAGGTTGAACCAGAACGTCCGAAGAAGGACGAGGAGATTCTTCGAAGATTGGGTCTGGTAGCCGTGAACGAAACCAGCGACAATTTCCAGGATAAAGCGAAGCAACGCGTGCAAAACAACGGGGAGAAGATGGATAACTTGAACAGAGAGAAACTCGAGAAACAATTGCGCGAAAGTAAAGCGAATCGTGTGAGAAGCTTGCTGGCTGAGAAACAGATGCGCGACACGTTGAAAACAATGTCGAAGACGAAAGAGGAACAACATTCTGCACCCATTCAGGTCAGCGCCCCTCCGAAAAAGAAAGGCCCGCCACCACTAGCGCCACTGCGCGTCGCCAAGCCTTCCGGTTTTGCCACGTCGAGCGCCATTTTAGAACCGAACAATTCCAAATACGAGATCCCGCTGGATCTAAGCAGCGGTGGAGCGGTTCACAATAACGTTCTCGATTTATCTGCGAATTTATCTGTCGGTAATTATTCCTCGTCCCCTtcctcgtcctcgtcctcTTCACCTTCGTCCTctttgtcgtcgtcgtcgtcgtcgtcgtcatcgtcgtcgtcgtcgtcgtcctcgtcgtcCTGTTCCCTGACCTTGTTAAAACCAAGGCCATCGCGACCATCGATCCCGACAGGAAACTTACTAAGAGGAAAAGCGAAAGACGGGGAGCAACGACGAGGTCAAGACTCCAATCTAATGACACTTTCCGACGCGGCTGTGTCCCTGTTAAGCAGCTGCATCACCGACGAGAATTCGATCGAACCTTTGGTACTCAACTCTGCCAACCTCGCCAGCAAAGTCGCTCTGCGAATACCGCAACCTCATCATAGAATCTCCGGTTTCGGAATGAAAATCAAACCAAACTTGAGTATCAGGCACATTCCTAATCCTCAGGCTGTGGTCGCGTCGCAATATAGGAATCAAAGAGTCAGTTACTTCAATTCTGCCTCGCAACAGCCACCGTAA